One stretch of Francisella sp. LA112445 DNA includes these proteins:
- a CDS encoding phosphatase PAP2 family protein yields the protein MSTDNFTQQLGHRLNTKDNSIRNLVLFFIIGIVLIVFCYFFVDRQIVWFLYDHHSRSYKILEILANDIVLTIRNIIPVFYIYFFIKLVVKKTNNLDYKVLLIANAIVIGQVLKDFLKGIFGRYWPATFINNNPSLIKDHMYGFNWFHSGSAYGSFPSGHATFMLSFSVAAWILFPKLRWLWALLAVLVVASQLLMYFHFASDLIAGSMLGTLVGYYTASFYSKKVSA from the coding sequence ATGAGCACAGATAATTTTACACAGCAATTAGGGCATAGGCTAAATACAAAAGATAATAGTATAAGAAACCTTGTTTTATTTTTTATAATAGGAATAGTGCTTATAGTTTTTTGCTATTTTTTTGTAGATAGACAAATAGTATGGTTTTTATACGATCATCACTCTAGAAGCTATAAAATATTAGAAATTCTTGCTAATGATATAGTTCTTACTATAAGAAACATAATTCCAGTATTTTATATTTATTTCTTTATTAAACTTGTAGTAAAAAAAACTAATAATTTAGATTATAAAGTTTTACTAATAGCAAATGCTATAGTTATAGGGCAAGTTTTAAAAGACTTTTTGAAAGGAATTTTTGGTAGGTATTGGCCAGCAACTTTTATTAATAATAACCCTTCTTTGATTAAAGATCATATGTATGGTTTTAACTGGTTTCATTCAGGTAGTGCGTATGGTTCATTTCCATCGGGGCATGCAACTTTTATGCTTTCATTCTCAGTAGCTGCATGGATATTATTTCCTAAGTTACGTTGGCTTTGGGCTCTACTAGCAGTTTTAGTTGTAGCTAGTCAGCTACTTATGTATTTTCACTTTGCTAGTGATTTGATTGCTGGATCAATGCTTGGTACATTGGTCGGTTATTATACAGCTAGTTTTTATAGTAAAAAAGTATCAGCTTAG
- the recF gene encoding DNA replication/repair protein RecF — MYISNLRLQNFRNIPFKSFDFKDNINFIVGKNGSGKTSILEAIYFLSHSRSFRSSQLNRIINHEADEFIIYTKSYNPDEITISISRKKNSNNISKLNSEIQKNHAEITRTLPIQLMNPESFNIINSGAQQRCKVLDWGAFYLDKTFLKIWQQTKFLVKQRNSALKQNYPYAYITSIDRKLCEFANILDTKRQDYFTKLKPKVYEILSQFNPDLKLEIEYSRGWNSHKELSQVLEESFDYDNRYKVTNHGPHKADIVLTVNNKPIQDIFSRGQQKLLICAIKLAQGEIHNIENENKCIYLIDDITSELDATHTQTLFNYLKKLKSQVFITTTEKNKIDDFIDLDSHILEI, encoded by the coding sequence ATGTATATATCCAACTTACGTCTGCAAAATTTTAGGAATATACCTTTTAAAAGTTTTGATTTTAAAGATAATATAAATTTTATAGTTGGTAAAAATGGCTCTGGCAAAACTTCAATTCTTGAAGCAATTTACTTTTTATCTCACAGTAGATCATTTCGTAGCTCTCAACTAAATAGAATTATAAATCACGAGGCTGATGAGTTTATAATCTATACAAAATCGTATAATCCAGATGAGATAACTATTTCTATATCACGTAAAAAAAATAGTAACAATATTTCAAAGCTAAACAGTGAAATCCAAAAAAATCACGCTGAAATAACCCGAACTCTACCAATACAACTAATGAATCCAGAAAGTTTTAATATTATAAACTCAGGAGCGCAACAACGCTGTAAGGTACTCGATTGGGGAGCTTTTTACCTTGATAAAACTTTCTTAAAAATATGGCAACAAACTAAATTTCTAGTAAAACAAAGAAACTCTGCTCTTAAGCAAAACTATCCTTATGCTTATATAACTAGTATAGATAGGAAACTCTGTGAATTTGCCAATATATTAGATACAAAAAGACAAGATTACTTTACAAAGCTAAAGCCTAAAGTTTATGAAATCCTTTCGCAATTTAATCCAGATTTAAAACTAGAAATTGAATACTCTCGTGGTTGGAACTCGCACAAAGAACTCTCGCAAGTACTTGAAGAATCATTTGATTATGATAATAGATATAAGGTTACTAATCATGGTCCTCATAAAGCAGACATAGTTCTGACAGTCAATAACAAACCTATTCAAGATATATTCTCAAGAGGTCAACAGAAGCTTCTTATCTGTGCTATTAAATTAGCTCAAGGTGAGATACATAACATTGAAAATGAAAATAAATGTATTTATCTTATAGATGATATAACCTCAGAATTAGATGCTACTCATACTCAAACACTATTTAACTATCTAAAAAAGCTAAA
- a CDS encoding TatD family hydrolase codes for MFIDTHCHLDFEVFDINRKDLINRCGDLEIKHFINPATQRASWNNLISLNKEFSNIHICFGLHPIFIDKHSDSDLNNLEVYTQKTSTKLIGEIGLDKRFNNFNKQLELFSAQVSIANNLNKKIIIHVVKSHNEVLKILKDLKFKHGGIVHAFNANYDIAKKYIDLGFKLGVGGILSHPKTKLKDTLSKIDPKNIVLETDSPDMPLYNSNENINTPENIPKIFELLSNIYAVNPDILKQQIYNTSLEFI; via the coding sequence ATGTTTATTGATACTCATTGCCACTTAGATTTTGAGGTTTTTGATATAAATCGTAAAGATTTAATAAATAGGTGTGGTGATTTAGAGATCAAACACTTTATAAATCCAGCGACTCAAAGAGCTTCATGGAATAATCTAATATCTTTAAATAAAGAATTTAGTAATATACATATATGCTTTGGATTACATCCTATTTTTATAGATAAACACTCTGACTCTGATTTAAATAATTTAGAAGTATATACACAAAAAACATCAACAAAATTAATTGGTGAGATTGGTCTTGATAAAAGATTTAATAATTTTAACAAGCAATTAGAATTATTTTCAGCGCAAGTCAGTATTGCAAATAATCTCAATAAAAAGATTATTATCCACGTGGTTAAATCGCACAATGAAGTTCTTAAAATCCTTAAAGATCTTAAGTTTAAGCATGGTGGAATTGTTCATGCATTTAATGCTAACTATGATATTGCTAAAAAATATATAGATCTTGGTTTTAAACTAGGTGTTGGAGGCATACTTTCACATCCCAAAACAAAACTTAAAGATACCCTAAGTAAAATTGACCCTAAAAATATTGTTCTAGAAACAGATTCTCCTGATATGCCACTTTATAACAGTAATGAAAATATTAATACTCCTGAAAATATACCTAAAATTTTTGAACTCTTAAGCAATATTTATGCTGTAAATCCTGATATACTAAAACAACAAATTTATAATACCAGCTTAGAATTTATCTAA
- a CDS encoding Bcr/CflA family efflux MFS transporter — protein sequence MNYITRNSKLFPIVLALFAALPPLAVNTYAPAIPLIANDFGVSNSTVLTTFATYFVGFSFGMLFWGAISDKYGRKNVIIIGSIIYIISTISCSYSYDFQMLETMRLIQGLADSVGAVVAFSIARDCYKGAQLTNLIATIIMILLVAPIVAPIIGTILTNLTHTWQSTFHFLTFYGVVMLICACIIEETLDPKDRKSSLIKLIPGYFQHLVNIRFMLATIASGTIFAALFIYISSSALIYLGDYATGSFWYCFYYGVCCVGSIFANMIIKKNSSSVQQLKFLYYSVALITLSCIILIIFNSLNLDNALIYTLTMLVLCTSVSFGSTLIYSFAIDQIDHSFGTANSIINFTKNMIAASGSYIVSFYHGRDLVIASPYAQLGFCILTIGLLYGIYRLSQKHQ from the coding sequence ATGAATTATATAACTCGAAACTCTAAACTATTCCCAATAGTACTTGCTCTATTTGCAGCCCTACCTCCTTTAGCTGTAAATACGTATGCTCCTGCTATTCCCTTAATTGCTAATGATTTTGGCGTTAGTAACAGCACTGTTCTTACAACATTTGCTACCTATTTTGTTGGTTTCTCTTTTGGTATGCTATTTTGGGGTGCTATATCAGATAAATATGGTCGTAAAAATGTCATTATCATAGGCAGTATCATCTATATAATCAGTACTATTTCATGCTCATATAGCTATGATTTTCAGATGCTTGAAACTATGCGATTAATTCAAGGATTAGCAGATTCTGTGGGAGCTGTTGTAGCGTTTTCAATAGCTAGAGACTGTTATAAAGGAGCTCAGCTTACTAACCTTATTGCTACAATTATTATGATATTACTTGTAGCTCCTATAGTAGCACCAATTATTGGAACTATACTTACAAACTTAACTCACACATGGCAAAGTACTTTTCATTTTCTTACCTTTTATGGTGTAGTTATGCTTATATGTGCTTGTATAATTGAAGAGACACTCGATCCTAAAGATAGAAAAAGTAGCCTGATAAAATTAATCCCTGGTTATTTTCAACACTTAGTAAATATTAGATTCATGTTGGCTACGATTGCAAGTGGAACTATTTTTGCAGCACTATTTATATACATATCATCATCTGCTTTGATATACCTTGGTGACTATGCAACAGGATCGTTTTGGTACTGTTTTTACTATGGGGTATGTTGTGTTGGCTCTATTTTTGCAAATATGATTATCAAAAAGAACTCTAGTAGTGTACAACAGTTAAAATTTTTGTATTATAGTGTCGCTCTAATTACACTAAGCTGTATCATTCTAATAATATTTAACAGCCTAAATTTAGATAATGCTCTAATATATACTCTAACAATGCTAGTTTTATGTACAAGCGTATCTTTCGGCTCTACTTTGATATACTCATTTGCCATAGATCAAATAGACCATAGTTTTGGTACAGCTAACTCTATAATAAACTTCACAAAAAATATGATTGCTGCTAGTGGTAGTTATATCGTCAGCTTTTACCATGGCAGAGATCTTGTAATTGCATCACCATATGCCCAACTTGGATTTTGCATACTAACAATAGGACTTTTATATGGAATTTATAGACTAAGTCAAAAGCACCAATAG
- a CDS encoding ribonuclease D: protein MIINTNKQLSSLVAALENTYKIAVDTEFYWMRTYYPELCLIQIATEKEVFLIDTLVDIDFSPLKNVFEDHNIEKIIHSATNDIPIIKRFFNCEVNNIFDTQLAATFLGFQTQLSLKSLMKEILDIDMEKESQFSDWRKRPLSEKQINYAIKDVEHLIEIRDDLNTKLNNSDYKDFYEQELIDIQKTEFNSVEIIHTKIGNIQKFDEEVQRNAIAIAQWREQVAQDKNIPVRFMFNNKVLYLIAHAKPTSIDDFKHQEIKKLKPWLKKAIIDVLKSAHNVQENLIEKRQIGNKISSEINDKIVAYFDAQTKDFNFDSSIIASRKDIKSLAYNLGVDNNYSKGKLLNGWRYKVVGKKLKEYILEIIK from the coding sequence ATGATAATAAATACAAATAAACAATTAAGCAGTCTAGTAGCTGCTTTAGAAAATACATATAAAATCGCTGTTGATACTGAGTTTTACTGGATGCGTACATACTATCCAGAGCTTTGTCTAATCCAAATAGCTACTGAAAAAGAAGTTTTTTTGATAGATACACTTGTAGATATAGATTTTTCACCTCTTAAAAATGTTTTTGAAGATCATAATATCGAAAAGATTATTCATTCTGCAACAAATGATATTCCTATAATCAAAAGATTTTTTAATTGTGAAGTTAATAATATCTTTGATACTCAGCTTGCAGCAACATTTCTTGGCTTTCAAACACAATTATCACTAAAATCTCTAATGAAAGAGATCCTCGATATAGATATGGAAAAAGAGTCTCAGTTTTCTGACTGGCGTAAAAGACCATTATCTGAGAAACAAATAAATTATGCCATCAAAGATGTTGAGCATCTTATAGAAATACGTGATGATCTTAATACAAAGCTTAATAACAGTGACTATAAAGATTTCTATGAACAAGAGCTTATAGATATTCAAAAGACAGAGTTTAACTCAGTTGAGATTATTCATACAAAAATAGGTAATATCCAAAAATTTGATGAAGAAGTTCAAAGGAATGCTATAGCAATCGCACAATGGCGCGAACAAGTTGCTCAAGATAAAAATATTCCTGTGAGATTTATGTTCAATAACAAAGTCTTATATCTTATAGCCCACGCAAAACCAACATCTATTGATGACTTTAAACATCAAGAGATAAAGAAACTCAAACCTTGGTTAAAAAAAGCAATCATCGATGTTCTTAAATCAGCCCATAATGTACAAGAGAATCTGATTGAGAAAAGACAAATAGGTAATAAGATATCTTCTGAGATCAATGATAAAATAGTTGCATACTTTGACGCTCAGACTAAAGATTTCAACTTTGATAGTAGCATAATTGCTTCACGAAAAGATATAAAGTCTTTAGCATATAATCTAGGAGTTGATAATAATTATTCTAAAGGTAAATTATTAAATGGCTGGAGATACAAAGTAGTTGGTAAAAAATTAAAAGAGTATATACTAGAGATCATTAAATAA
- the uvrC gene encoding excinuclease ABC subunit UvrC: protein MISDNSKDFDLKSFLANLTAHSGVYRMIDKHGEIIYVGKAKNLKNRVNSYFSKGAKDSKTLMMASQVARIEITITPSDYEAYLLENNLIKQHRPKYNILFKDDKSYPYLVISRDKFPRVSFYRGKSAYKKGQCFGPYVSISSVKNTLNIIQKIFPIRQCENSYYKSRIRPCLQYQIKRCLAPCVGLVSQEQYDEQLAILKKFLAGKFSSVLEEVSEKMYQASENMEYEKAQIYRDQLVVLRKLQQQQIVDIQADKTFDVVGIYIQDSYASIALLQIQNGDVVADRHWSIDAKGQDKTSIMHAFLSHFYLGDEIRNIWPKNIILSKVDFSEIQDLMTSISQKIGQSINWILAPAADNLKWLKLAEVNARQKLNIYTSSKSQYQKRLDSLKEFLELDQDIKRIECFDISHFQGEATVASCVVYTDEGEDRKSHRRYNIKDVKAGDDYAAIHQAVSRRVSSGLEADNLPDVMIIDGGKGQIHQAEAVFREFGIQDKVQLVSLGKGVERISGKEKIYKGFDDTEYTLDEHNPGFLLLRQVRDSAHDHAIKGQRKKVSSNRQSSIIEEIEGVGPKRRKALIMYFGGWQELSRASVDEISKVKGISKKLAQEIWECFH from the coding sequence ATGATTTCTGATAATTCTAAAGATTTTGATTTAAAAAGCTTTTTGGCTAACCTAACGGCTCATTCAGGTGTTTATCGTATGATTGATAAACATGGTGAGATAATTTACGTAGGTAAAGCAAAGAATCTTAAAAATCGTGTTAATAGTTATTTTTCAAAAGGTGCTAAAGATAGCAAAACTTTAATGATGGCATCCCAAGTTGCTAGAATTGAAATAACTATCACACCAAGTGATTATGAAGCGTATTTATTAGAGAATAATTTAATTAAGCAACATAGGCCAAAGTATAATATCCTTTTTAAAGATGATAAAAGTTACCCATATCTAGTGATTTCACGTGATAAGTTTCCTAGAGTTTCTTTTTATCGTGGTAAATCAGCGTATAAAAAAGGCCAATGTTTTGGTCCCTATGTTTCAATATCTTCGGTCAAAAATACTTTAAATATTATCCAAAAAATATTTCCTATCCGACAATGTGAAAATTCATATTATAAATCTAGGATTAGACCATGTTTACAATATCAGATTAAGCGCTGCTTAGCTCCGTGTGTGGGATTAGTTTCTCAAGAGCAGTACGATGAGCAATTAGCTATATTAAAGAAGTTTTTGGCAGGTAAGTTTAGTAGCGTTCTAGAAGAAGTATCTGAGAAAATGTATCAAGCTTCGGAAAATATGGAGTATGAAAAAGCTCAGATTTATCGTGATCAGTTAGTAGTACTGCGTAAATTACAGCAGCAACAAATAGTAGATATACAAGCAGATAAAACTTTTGATGTTGTAGGCATATATATACAAGACAGTTATGCAAGTATTGCCTTATTACAAATTCAAAATGGCGATGTTGTTGCAGATAGACATTGGAGCATAGACGCAAAAGGTCAGGATAAGACATCTATAATGCATGCTTTTTTATCACACTTTTATTTAGGTGATGAGATTCGTAATATTTGGCCTAAAAATATAATCTTATCAAAAGTTGATTTTAGTGAGATACAAGATCTTATGACAAGTATTTCTCAGAAAATAGGTCAATCAATAAATTGGATATTAGCACCAGCTGCAGATAATCTTAAATGGTTAAAATTAGCAGAAGTAAATGCTCGCCAAAAGCTAAATATATACACAAGCTCAAAGTCACAATATCAAAAACGTTTAGATTCGCTAAAAGAGTTTCTTGAGCTTGATCAAGATATTAAGCGTATTGAATGTTTTGATATCTCGCATTTTCAAGGTGAGGCGACAGTTGCTTCATGCGTTGTTTACACAGATGAGGGAGAGGATCGTAAATCTCATCGTAGATATAATATCAAAGATGTCAAAGCAGGAGATGATTATGCCGCTATCCATCAAGCTGTATCACGCCGAGTAAGTTCAGGATTAGAAGCTGATAATCTTCCAGATGTGATGATAATAGATGGTGGTAAAGGCCAAATCCATCAAGCAGAAGCTGTTTTTAGAGAGTTTGGGATTCAAGATAAAGTTCAGCTTGTGAGTCTTGGTAAGGGTGTTGAGCGAATTAGTGGTAAAGAAAAAATCTATAAAGGTTTTGATGATACTGAGTATACCTTAGATGAGCATAATCCAGGGTTTTTACTTTTACGTCAAGTTAGAGATTCTGCGCATGATCATGCTATTAAAGGCCAAAGAAAGAAAGTTAGCTCAAATAGACAATCATCAATTATTGAAGAGATTGAAGGAGTAGGACCTAAGCGTCGTAAAGCATTGATAATGTATTTTGGCGGTTGGCAAGAGCTAAGTAGAGCATCCGTTGATGAAATCTCTAAGGTAAAAGGAATTAGTAAAAAACTAGCTCAAGAGATATGGGAGTGTTTTCATTAG
- a CDS encoding DUF2237 domain-containing protein translates to MSIQKNVLGTDLRPCCLSPITGFYRDGFCRTDEYDPARHVVCAIMTKEFLEYTASRGNDLSTPNLLFDFPGLKPGDKWCLCALRWLEAYQNNCAPEVVLESTHESALEIIKREYLLEKAHSNVNV, encoded by the coding sequence ATGTCAATTCAAAAAAATGTTTTAGGAACTGACTTAAGACCTTGTTGCTTATCTCCAATAACAGGTTTTTATCGCGATGGATTTTGTCGTACTGATGAGTATGATCCAGCTCGGCATGTTGTATGTGCAATAATGACTAAAGAGTTTCTAGAATATACAGCATCTCGAGGTAATGATTTATCAACGCCAAATCTGTTATTTGATTTTCCAGGTCTTAAGCCTGGAGATAAGTGGTGCTTATGTGCTTTGCGATGGTTAGAGGCTTATCAAAATAATTGTGCTCCTGAAGTTGTTCTTGAATCAACTCATGAATCAGCACTTGAGATAATCAAAAGAGAATATCTATTAGAAAAGGCTCATTCAAATGTAAATGTTTAG
- a CDS encoding DUF4336 domain-containing protein — protein sequence MYEIISFIENKIWIIEYPIKYSGVKFSSRTTLVKLDDNSILIHSPCKIDEKLKQEILKLGEVSYIYAPGNFHHLYISSAQEAFPNAKTYICEGIEKKQPNLKYDGILTEKALLNEFKQQPILGSKIMNEVVLLHKETKTLIVVDIIENIGNKTQNIGFGIKIWWFIFRMWNKAKPAPEYQLGWKDKKLAAQSLQTILE from the coding sequence ATGTACGAAATAATTTCTTTTATAGAAAATAAAATATGGATTATTGAATACCCTATAAAATATTCAGGTGTTAAATTTAGCTCTCGCACAACATTAGTAAAGTTAGATGATAATTCAATTCTTATTCATTCACCTTGTAAAATTGATGAGAAGCTTAAACAAGAAATACTTAAACTTGGTGAAGTTAGTTATATATATGCACCAGGTAATTTCCACCATTTATACATTAGCTCAGCTCAAGAAGCTTTTCCAAATGCTAAAACATATATCTGTGAAGGCATTGAAAAAAAACAACCTAATCTAAAATACGATGGTATTCTTACGGAAAAAGCTTTACTAAATGAATTTAAACAACAACCTATTCTTGGCTCTAAAATCATGAATGAGGTTGTATTGCTACATAAAGAGACAAAAACTTTGATTGTTGTTGATATTATAGAGAATATTGGCAATAAAACGCAAAATATAGGTTTTGGTATTAAAATATGGTGGTTTATTTTTAGAATGTGGAACAAAGCAAAACCAGCGCCAGAATACCAGCTTGGATGGAAGGATAAGAAGTTAGCTGCCCAATCTTTACAAACAATATTAGAATGA
- the glyS gene encoding glycine--tRNA ligase subunit beta, with the protein MSKVTKDFLFELGTEELPPKALKKLSQSLLASVESQLKEAKIDFATTKWFASPRRLSFIIKDLASSQDDIVVEKQGPLVSIAYKDGEPTKVGLGFAKSCGVELDQLDTIETPKGDKLFYKTTQTGQATVKLLQDIITKALKQLPIPKMMRWGDSPVEFVRPVHWVLALYGKDVVDMQILGHKASNVTYGHRFHHPEAITIQNIADYADLLANAMVLVDWDQRKQKLVEQAKAIAKQNNYQVVLDEDLVEEVCAIIEYPNAMLCSFNKDFLRVPQEALISSMEEHQKCFALLDSNGDLVAHFITISNIQSKKPELVTTGNQKVMNARLADAAFFYDTDLKHSLDSLLPKLENVTFQNKLGNMYQKAQRIADISQNLAELSNVDTQQAYRAGLLAKADLISDMVFEFTDLQGIIGKYYAKAHGESEVVADAIEQQYWPKYSGAELPRTDVAACVALAEKLDTLVGIFGIGQKPTGNKDPFALRRSAIGILRILRDTNIDISLEKVIDVAIASYKKVNNLEFNTDVKAEIISFCIDRLKNLYKDEGVSINTFEAIYNTSYDSIKDFAARVKAVSSFNSLDKAQSLIASNKRVANILAKNAQEEADVYDIELAKATGNEYELALAYSIEEITPDLAKYINNRDYNYALELLSSLDKVVSEFFDNVMVMDEDIKVRQNRITLLANLHKLFADVADISKL; encoded by the coding sequence ATGAGCAAAGTTACAAAAGATTTTTTATTTGAACTAGGTACAGAAGAGTTACCTCCAAAAGCACTTAAAAAGTTATCTCAATCATTATTAGCAAGTGTTGAAAGTCAACTTAAAGAAGCAAAAATAGATTTTGCTACAACAAAGTGGTTCGCATCACCAAGAAGGTTATCTTTTATAATTAAAGATTTAGCATCATCTCAAGATGACATAGTGGTTGAAAAGCAAGGGCCTTTAGTAAGCATCGCATATAAAGATGGTGAGCCAACTAAAGTTGGTTTAGGATTTGCTAAATCTTGTGGTGTAGAGTTAGATCAGTTAGATACAATAGAAACTCCAAAGGGCGATAAATTATTTTATAAAACGACTCAAACTGGTCAAGCTACAGTAAAATTACTTCAAGATATTATTACAAAAGCTTTAAAACAATTACCAATTCCAAAAATGATGCGTTGGGGTGACTCACCAGTTGAGTTTGTAAGACCTGTACATTGGGTTTTAGCTCTATATGGTAAAGATGTTGTTGATATGCAAATACTAGGACATAAAGCATCTAATGTAACTTATGGACATAGATTCCATCATCCAGAAGCTATAACTATTCAAAATATAGCTGATTATGCTGATTTATTAGCTAATGCTATGGTGTTGGTAGATTGGGATCAACGCAAGCAAAAATTAGTTGAGCAAGCAAAAGCTATTGCTAAGCAAAATAATTATCAAGTTGTCTTAGATGAAGACTTAGTTGAAGAGGTTTGCGCTATTATTGAATATCCGAATGCGATGTTATGTAGCTTTAATAAAGACTTTTTGAGAGTTCCACAAGAGGCTTTAATATCTTCGATGGAAGAGCATCAAAAATGTTTTGCTCTTTTAGATAGTAATGGAGACTTAGTTGCACACTTTATTACAATTTCAAATATCCAAAGTAAAAAACCAGAACTAGTAACAACAGGTAACCAAAAGGTTATGAATGCTAGATTAGCAGATGCTGCTTTTTTCTATGATACCGATCTAAAGCATTCATTAGATAGTCTATTGCCAAAGTTAGAGAATGTAACATTCCAAAATAAACTTGGTAATATGTATCAAAAAGCTCAAAGAATAGCTGATATATCACAAAACTTAGCCGAGTTAAGTAATGTTGATACACAACAGGCTTACAGAGCAGGTTTATTAGCTAAAGCAGATTTGATATCTGATATGGTTTTTGAGTTTACTGACCTTCAAGGAATCATTGGTAAATATTATGCAAAAGCACATGGTGAGTCTGAAGTTGTAGCAGATGCTATAGAGCAGCAATATTGGCCTAAATATTCAGGTGCGGAACTTCCAAGAACTGATGTGGCAGCATGTGTTGCTTTAGCCGAAAAATTAGATACTTTAGTCGGTATATTTGGTATTGGTCAAAAACCAACTGGTAATAAAGATCCATTTGCACTAAGAAGGTCAGCTATTGGTATATTACGTATACTAAGAGATACGAATATTGATATTTCTTTAGAAAAAGTTATTGATGTTGCTATAGCTAGCTATAAAAAGGTTAATAATTTAGAGTTTAACACTGATGTGAAAGCTGAGATTATATCTTTTTGTATAGATAGGTTGAAAAACTTATATAAAGATGAAGGTGTTTCTATAAATACTTTCGAAGCTATTTATAATACTAGCTATGATTCGATAAAAGATTTTGCAGCTAGAGTAAAAGCTGTTAGTAGTTTTAATAGTTTAGATAAAGCTCAAAGCCTTATAGCCTCTAATAAACGTGTAGCTAATATCTTAGCTAAGAATGCTCAAGAAGAAGCAGATGTTTATGATATAGAATTAGCAAAAGCTACGGGTAATGAGTATGAGCTAGCATTAGCTTATAGTATAGAGGAAATTACTCCAGATCTTGCAAAATATATAAATAATCGAGATTATAATTATGCTCTAGAATTATTAAGCAGCTTAGATAAAGTAGTTAGTGAATTCTTTGATAATGTTATGGTTATGGATGAGGATATCAAAGTTAGGCAAAATAGAATCACATTACTTGCTAACCTTCATAAGCTTTTTGCTGATGTTGCAGATATATCTAAACTTTAG